The genome window atgagattaattttcaaaattaaaatacaaatgGAGATGAAAAACACATGCAGTTTAATAGTTAAAGAACGAGTTTGCTAGCAAGTACAAGTACAACAATGGTCACATGATAGTTGAAACCAGAATGCTCAAAAATCAACTGAAACGCTTGAAAATGCTCAAACCTATAGCGTCCAATAAGGTAGTACAAGAATAAAATGAAGATTGTAACACCTGACgatgcaaaataataataataatgaaatgtaaaaataaatttagaaatagaaaattatcaacaattCATTGGACCAGACATATTACAAGTTTCTGGCATAATACAAAAtccttcttcttttgttatttatttaggTCATCAAAGTAAAAGACGGATTAGAATAAATCTTAAATAAGGGAAATCTAACTGATAACAAGGTCTTTCAAATTGTTATTCATTGccaagaaaaggaaatttcatTTGACCACGTCAACAATCTATTCCTGATCTTGATACAAACTTCTTTACCATGAAGTAGAGGTTATTCGCGTTATATTACCATTAAGATGGTATAGTTCCTTAAGGATATACACTCAGGTTTCTACACCATATACCTCATATATTACACCTGTCAATACAAAATCAACTTTTTGTAGATTACCAATTTAATCAAAATAGAAACAaaccaaaaaatgaaaatatacaGGTTTAAATTGCCAATTTTCTTGGCATACTCAAGTTGAAGAACAACAAAAGTCTGAAAGGAGATAGAAGTAATTAGTTAAGACTAAGCTTCTGGCCATCTATTGTTCATTGAAGTATTCTCATTTCTTACCCAAAtaggaaataaataaataataaccatagggaaaaaaaacaagagagagatagatagagagagaaagatatTAACCTTTTGCTTGACCCAACTATGTCGTTTTCCAGCAATCCGAGGACAAAGTATCACTTGTACAGAGGAGTGTTTGAAAAAACGGCGAGTTTCCTCATCATGGGTTTGCATGAAACCATCCTGCAACAGTTGACATATGTTCTCAGATTTCAGAAGAGTATGATTGGAAATTGCAAACTCTTAGCCCTATCATATTTCTGCATCCAATAAAGGTAGCTTGTAATTTCATGCATAATCTAACAGTTGAGATGAAACGATGGTAGAATATGTCCATCTGGTAAAAGAGAGTTTCTAACAGATCTTTCTTCTTGATTGGTTATCAGAGTTCAAAGATCTGCAGCTTGTCTCCAGCTCCTTATTGTTAAAGCCCGTAAACTTATAAATTAGAGAACATAGaacaattaataatattttctttggaAGGTAGGTTTTAGAATAGATAGTGTTTTGGCGgaacatatttatattcaaaacGGAAATTGGTTTtccataaataaatattaaaaagaaaaaaggttcaATCTCCAGAGAGATGAATAAAAACTAGGGAAAGAAAGAATCAAGATTCTCACATTTCAACTCCAAAGTaaaaccttttttaaaaaaataaaaataataattaaaaaaaaaatcattcaattACATATAGCATTCACACCCTGtcctatatttaatttaaaggaatTTTAGGAAAGGCAACTATGATAAGTAAGAAATGTAAAAGGAATAAACACCAGGCAAAGCAACTTACAGTTTTATAACCCAAAATGCTCCTAGAAGTGGGATCGTCCCAAACAAGAAGCAAAACTCTCACTCCCTCCTGGGATTTTGACCTCAGGAGATCTCCAAGGGTACACTCTGTCCCATAGCCAGTATCTCGAACTAGTTTCACTTTGTGCCACACCGACCACCCAGTTATGTAAATTAACCTGCGAGCCTGACGTATTGCATCAAAGATGTCATTCCAACACTTCCCATGTACATAGTACATACCATTATCAAGCATCAAATTTGGAAGGTGCCCGTCTGGAACATGGGCATCTTGATAAAGAGTGACAGCTCCACCTTTTCTAAGGGGGAAATATGTATCAGGAACACCCTGATAATCAGGGCCAGCTCCCACTCCATGATGATAGGTGCTAAGCCTCTCCATTGGGGTATATTGAATAGAAACATTTAGAGCAGCTCCAGGCTTACATGGCTTCCCACCAAGTAGGATTGGGAAGGTTCCCTCAACCATAGACCCTGAATATATTTGTTCTGCAGGAATTGCTACAGTTCCTATTAGTTGTGAACCAACAACATCACTGTCTTTAACGACAAAAACTACTTCAGCAGCATAATGTGCAACAGGAACATAGAAATGTTGCCTCCATACAGGATTTTCATTGTTGCTTATAACAAAAGTCCTCCCAATTACTGCATTTGCTACATTGATTGATACGTAAGGATCGCTAGTGATCTTATGACTCACGCGTCCTTCAATTTTGTTGCTCATGTTCCCAGGTAATTTTGCAAACATGTCCCCCAAGGTTTTGTGAAACATGTCCATATTTGGAAGATTTTGGGCCTCATTAACCCATATTTCTAAGTTTCCATGCAACAGCAAAACTTTCAAGGATGCTTTACTGTGCAACGGAACAATCTGCAAGTTCTGACTATGTTGAGACCCACTGAATGAGCTTGAATGGGAAAATGAAGGTTGTTTGGATGAAACCAATTGATCTGAATTCCCTGTGTCAAAACTAGAAAAGGATGAATTTGGAAAGCCATAAAATCGGTCACGCCGGTCAAATCTCGCACTTTGAGGTGAATTCGCCAATAAAGAAGCTGTAGGCTGTGCAGGTGAAGGTGCTGCAGCAGGTGCAGGAGGTGATGCAGGAGCAGTTGGTTGATGATCAGACAAATGTACATTGCCCAAAAGGTCATCCAGAGGCGGGTATACAGAAGAGACAGACGATGTGGAATCAGTGCTATCATGCCTATAGTGGCCAGAGAAGCTATTTACTCTTGAAGGGGGTGGTGGGTATTGATTTTCTGATGGAGGGTATGGATTAGATTCTTGATACCGATATGGGGATGAACCGGGTTggaaattgttatgatattgaATGGATGGCCTAGCACTACCATTGTTGGATGAGGCATCAGAGTAAGGATATGGGTAAGGTACAGGACCAGAATGTGGAGGTGGGTGTGGAAAATACTCTAGTAGGCCAGAATGAGATGGGGGTGGGGGATATGCAAACGCAGTGGAATGTGAAGGACTATAGGGGTAAGGGTATGCAGGACGAGCATAGGGATCTGAATTTGGATGTGTATAATGAGGAGGAGGAGGATATTGAGAAGGAGCTGGGTATTGAGGAGGAACTGGACGAGAGTATGCGTAAGGATTGTGGTATGGATATGGAGGTGAAGAACCGTAATTATCCATAACCGAAAGTTGCAAACTCAAGAACAATACAGAGAAGCCTCAATTACAGTTCGTTCGAGAAGTACAataacaaaaccaaaacaataaataataagaTCGACAGTATATatccaaatcaaacaaaaaaaaaaggattattcCAAATGAATGGAACCcagaaaaagaaatcaaaagagAACGAACGAACAAATGCTATAATTACAGAATAGACGAATTGGGTTATGAACTTAACCGCGTAATCCAAATGATCAGGTTGACGACAAAATCGATCCCGAAAACACAGAGAAATTACCTAAAAAGGGAAACAAAAACAATCTGAAAAGGGAATGTTGGTCAAAGGAAAACGGTGAGAAGTGGGGGAAATACCTTATTAAGAGATTGATTACGGAAGAGAAATGGAGTGAATCTTCAATGGAAACTTGAAAAGAAGGGAAGAAAAATATTGAGGAAGAATTATTGGGACGTGGATTCCAAATATACCATCGAATTTGGTTTGAGCTTCTCTTTTCCATTCATTTTCCTCCATCTGATTCTGAAGCGCGCGAGAAATAATTACCTGTTAATCCAAGTGGAAACATATTATTGGTAATCAAAACCGcgtctttttctttcttcttcatttttcttcccCTAAATCGGgtttaaattaaaagtatagTGTCTTCACCTCACCATGTGCCTCATTTTAATGGAGTAATTAATGTTTTAATTGtgtcaattttatcatttttttaatcacaGATTTAAATAATCTTTTTTGGGCCATTTTCATTAAAGAGTctactccaaaaaaaaaaaaaaatttgattttttcaatTGTAATGTGAGAAGTTTTGAATCCACCTCTCTTTGtcaataacatatattttaactcgttaaattatattcaagttAGCCAACTAcccattattttgtttttgtttagcTTATGATCTATGTGTTTTATTTCTACTCTATACTTTTTACTTATAATTATAATGGAAGTTGTAAGAATTTTTTTcatggaaaattaaaatatcaagaGTATaatgaaaagttttaaaataataagagaaaaaaGGAAATCAATTATCTAATGCAAGTGCATAGGATAATTTACTTTATAtatatcactacaagaaatcaaACTTTCTTGTTGCAATGAAACATAAAAGTTGCAATATGCGACGTTTATTAGGATGTCGCATATTGCTACATTTTATTGTTCGTTGCATCGTGTGATGTTTCTTTTTTCGATGCAataattttgtgatattttacaTTTCGTCACAaattttaatgatattttaaacaaaattgtgATTATTCttcttagtcaatttttttaGAACATTACCCCTGATAGTAAACACTTGTAGTGCAACTTTATGTACAAAAcatggaaataaaaaaatattaacaaaatatcgtactatattaaaatatgtttataaaatctTTAGTATTCACTACAATAAAACTAAGTTTTCCAATAAGGTTCGAATATTGCTATTAGCAAGTTGGGTTTAGTCTTCAAAATATATTCTTCTAGAAAGATTTAATATTGTCACCAACAAATTCTGGTTCAGTCCTGCACACATAAATATTACacatatcaaattatttttaaacacGAGTCATATATATGTTctcaaatatatcaaaatttgttaaatattaaacttaaataTATTCACCGCTGACATAAAAAGaataattcatttttaattatcaatCAAAAGTTAGtctaaaatataattatcatataactcAGTTCACATCGTTTCAAACATAGTTATTACAAAACTCAAATCATAATAAACACAAATTCTCATTCTTTCACCTCACCCTTTAACCACATTTTTCACATCAATAACAAATATGAAGTACTCAATAGTTACCacataatacaattataaacgtgTTTTTTTccacatttattaaaaaaatgacaagTATAAAATCATAAATATTTTGCAACTATATATTCTTCTCTTTTCCTCTATAAAAGCATTTTAAGGCATTTTAGTGCACAAGTATTTTACTAAAATTACAACGCTAGAAGGTAGTTATTTTGATGTAGTCATTATTTTCTTATACCTCGCACTGTGCTAAGAAGCAAACTTActaagaagggaaaaaaagcaaataaaactaaaattggcacACCACAACAGTTCTTAAGGCGCGTGAAGGAACGAAGGAATCGGTGGCAGTAATGTAGAGGAATAAAGGAACCGGTGATAGTGTGAAGAAGAACCGGCGGCAGCGTGCGTGGGGGAAGGGTTTCGCGTGGGGCAGCAACCTGAAGTTTCACGCGGTGAAGGGTTTTGATCGTCTGAGGTTTCGACGGCAAGAAGGATTTCGGCAGGGGTGAAGAGTTTCGTGTGAAGGGTTTCAATCGCGTGGAAACCACGTGAGGCAAGAGGGTAAAGGGTTAGTGAAATTTGGTAAAGACTAAACCCTAACTAAATGGTTCTAAAAAAGCAAGGCCTTAGATTGAGTGCCAAACATCTCGTCCAATTAATTAAAGTAACATGTgttgaaatcattttttgtcGCTTATTGTGACAATTTTGAAATACGTCGCACGCTACTTGCAACAATTAAATGTATTTGTCGCAATTCTACGATCTATCAGTTTTTCGTTGCATGAATAGAGACGAAAGATGTATTTCATCACTAGATATTCATTGCTAACCATCATAATTCTTGtagtatatatataacaaaacaagagagtagaatttaaattaacaaacttCTAAGTTAGGAAAAAGTGGAATATACAAATGATAGAAGTTAATGTGAATATCATTAACTCACATTTATAGATATATTGGCAAATAGTtcgaaaaaaaataacatatatcaaatatgttattgaattattgtaaatgtttttctataattttggcttaaacttaattttgtattttttaagtGGATGAggtaaaaaaatcatatttattatttaaggtCTAAGTTGATTAAAGAGGGGTATACAAAGgaactaaaattatatttaaatgagaCAGATCCTTATGATATACAAATATGGTTAAGACatacttaaatttttttataactattacatATACGTACAAAGTACACTTTCTCTTTCCTTGACTCAactataaaattttttaaaattaagtggGTTTTACTTGAATAATTATATGTTGGATGACTTTTTAAGAATTTTCTTAAAAAGCATGTGAGTaaactaatattattattgagTTTGTGCTTTCTAAGTTAAAATAtcgaatttgaaaatttaaatgcaCTAAGTGCATTTTctcaaaa of Benincasa hispida cultivar B227 unplaced genomic scaffold, ASM972705v1 Contig123, whole genome shotgun sequence contains these proteins:
- the LOC120068858 gene encoding phospholipase D gamma 1-like produces the protein MDNYGSSPPYPYHNPYAYSRPVPPQYPAPSQYPPPPHYTHPNSDPYARPAYPYPYSPSHSTAFAYPPPPSHSGLLEYFPHPPPHSGPVPYPYPYSDASSNNGSARPSIQYHNNFQPGSSPYRYQESNPYPPSENQYPPPPSRVNSFSGHYRHDSTDSTSSVSSVYPPLDDLLGNVHLSDHQPTAPASPPAPAAAPSPAQPTASLLANSPQSARFDRRDRFYGFPNSSFSSFDTGNSDQLVSSKQPSFSHSSSFSGSQHSQNLQIVPLHSKASLKVLLLHGNLEIWVNEAQNLPNMDMFHKTLGDMFAKLPGNMSNKIEGRVSHKITSDPYVSINVANAVIGRTFVISNNENPVWRQHFYVPVAHYAAEVVFVVKDSDVVGSQLIGTVAIPAEQIYSGSMVEGTFPILLGGKPCKPGAALNVSIQYTPMERLSTYHHGVGAGPDYQGVPDTYFPLRKGGAVTLYQDAHVPDGHLPNLMLDNGMYYVHGKCWNDIFDAIRQARRLIYITGWSVWHKVKLVRDTGYGTECTLGDLLRSKSQEGVRVLLLVWDDPTSRSILGYKTDGFMQTHDEETRRFFKHSSVQVILCPRIAGKRHSWVKQKEVGTIYTHHQKTVIVDADAGNNRRKIIAFVGGLDLCDGRYDTPAHPIFRTLQTVHKDDYHNPTYTGSVVGCPREPWHDLHSKIDGPAAYDVLTNFEERWRRASKPHGIKKLKSYDDALLSIERIHDIVGISEAYCTKENDPESWHVQIFRSIDSTSVKDFPKDPKDAPSKNLVCGKNVLIDMSIHTAYVKAIRAAQHYIYIENQYFIGSSFNWNSNKDIGANNLIPMEIALKIADKIRANERFAAYIIIPMWPEGVPTAAATQRILFWQQKTMQMMYEVIYKALMEVGLEDAFSPQDYLNFFCLGNREAVDGNDPSCSGSPNAENTPQALSRKSRRFMIYVHSKGMIVDDEFVILGSANINQRSMEGTRDTEIAMGAYQPHYTWAKKLSHPRGQIYGYRMSLWAEHTGTTEECFNHPESLECVKRVRTMGELNWKQFAADDVTEMRGHLLKYPVEVDRRGRVRSLPGHENFPDVGGKIVGSFLGIQENLTI